tattcttaatttaaCTGAACTGCTTCTTGGTGTCTTCTTAAAACTGCCTGAATTCATTGATGTAGTTTgtgattattcttttaaattctgtgtcatgATATTATTATAGGAAATTCCCATTGTTATACATCTCTACACATTTGATATGTTTTGAAGAAAAGTCATGATCATTCACATTCTGATATTTTTACAATGATATATGAAAATGTGGTTTTGTTTAGTTATTTCTAAGTTTTATATTGAGCAGGTTAAGGAATAATGGAGGATGTGTGGGCAGGTTTAGGAAAATGATTTGGGTGGAATGAAGTCAGATGAACAGAAGGAATTGAGCTGATATTCAGGATTCTCTTGATTGTCCAACCTTGTGGTATGAACTTAGATCTACCTGGGTATAGGTCAGAAATGATGTAGGAAGTTCTTTTAGTTTGGGGTATAACTAGCTAGATAGTGTCCTGTGCAAAGTCTACAGATGTTTTGTGTTGAAGGCAGAGGACGCCAAACTAAGCTTGGAAACCAGCTTGGTAGGACTCGGGCATGATGTTGAGCTTTGTGGAGAAGGAgtgaagaggaaggacagggagacTCACCTGGCTATACATGAGATGTCTCGTGTGTGGAGTGGTTGGATGAAATGCAGAAGGTGAACTGTGGGAATTTCAAATAAGGTGGGTCCTATAGGAAGCCTAGAGGCCAGCTGAGTTCTGGTTTGATTGGTCAGAATAAACAGAGCCATTGGTTGTGGGAAAGAGGATATATCAGGAGAGTTTCAGATAAAGCCTCAGTGGGGATTTGAGGGAAATTTGCAAAGGTAGGCCCTGGAGGAGAATGAaggaaatcttaaatttttaaatacataagaaaaaaatacacacccAAATTACATATGTCATGATAAGAAAAATGTATCTCTCTTTTACAATGCttaaaatgagagaataaattgTCATGGGGACATCTCTTAATGTTTGAGAAAATCTAATATCAGAAAACTTGTACAAGTTACTAAACTTACTTAAGTAAAAATTTAGTGATACTTTCAATTTTTTGTGTGCACAATCTGGTTGTGGAGCAGCTGTAATTAATAAAGGAAGGCTCTTCCCTCTAAATATCTATTACCCAATGTCTTCATAATTGCTGTTAGACAGAATATGAACACTATATTCTGCTGTCTCCATCAAGGTCAGGCTGAAGAATCAATGTAAGTTCATACATCTCCAGAGACACTCAAAGTATATAGTTCCCCATGAGATACATATACTGCTTATGCTCTCTGTCTTCTTATTGGCAATAGTACATTATCAGTTTCCACTTCACAGCAGAGCTGCACATTTGGAGAAGGACAACAGCAAAGTGCTTTTCTGGATAAGGATGTTAGGTCTATGCTATACATAGAAGATATTTCACATGCCACCTCTGTACTTCTGGGGGTGTGTTCCTAGGACAATAGTAAGTaataacaaatatatatgtataggtaGTTAGATCTGTAAATGGTATAAAATACTCAGTCACTTTTATCTCATAAGTTTCACAAAAAGGCAACTTAATGTGTAGAAAGGGGCAGCAGCTGAATCATagacaaaataatacaaataatttttcacTCTTGGACCACTGCCCTTGGCACTACTATGCTGCTATAGGGTAGCCAGACTTCCTTGTTCTCTAAGGACGTTTAGCTTCTGAGGTGATAGTTTCACTCCAGAGGGAGACCACATTGTAATTTTCTGATATTTATAATGTTCTATGGCATTAGAAGTCCACATATTatagttcatttttaatttcagaaaggtGTAGGACTTTCAAAATGCATTTGACATGTCAAATGCTAGGTCCCTTTTCTTGGGAGCATCAACTGTTAGACATTAGTACTGTGTGCTGAACATTCTGAAGAAACcaggaaaagatgaaaaagagcaaggaaggtACTGGGTATGATTTACACGCTTTAAAATGGTTAGAATCTTTTATAACTTGTAAGAAATTATACATTCCTTCTAATGTAGGTGCAGATATAGCCTGTGAAGAAGGATGAATTTCACCATGGCCATTTAATAGAATAACATTACTTACATTGTCTGTTGCCTTGAATATAAATGCTTATTAATTTAGAGGAATCTGTATCCCCAAGATTCTAAAGTTGAAAATAGCTCTCAGGTTAAGATGCAGCTGCATAGTCAGGTGTTATTTGATCCACCATGGAAATGGTACAGTATACACCAAAATACCTGTTGTTTGAAGACATAGATTCTGTTGAGAGGGAAAAAATATAACTCATTATTCCTTTGTAATCTATTGTTcttcaaacacaaataaaacagatGTTTGTGATAGCAATAGAAAATATTAACCTCTGTGAAAAATGAAGTCCATTATATGTAAAGAGAGTAATTAAAATAccttttactttttgaaaaactACACTCTTagatttttatgtgtttctgtATATCTAAACCTCACAAAGAATATGCTTCATATACCAAGCCGTTATCATCAGGTCCATGGTTCAAAGAGAAGAATCCAAGGTAAGAAGACCTTGGCAAACTAGAGATAAAACAGAGTATCCATGGAACAGCCCCTAAAATCACTGCATAGATGGAGCTAGTGAGTTAAACTTGGTGCAATTTTCAGAGATGAGAAATACATTAGATTAGTTTTGCTACTAAAAAATAGCAAAGTTAATTGTATGTTACTACATTGCTCTTGCTGCTAAGTAACTTTTAGTATATTATAGACAAGTATGTTTGTAAGATGTAGCAAATAGCAAATCAGTAATTTTTGGGTtactaatataaatattatttcatacCAGGAAACTATAAGAAACCCTAGTTTTCTAATTAAAAACTCTATTAATAGTGAAAGAAGTAACAGTCTCCATTTGTACTAATCCCAGATAAGTGACTTAATTCAGCTGATGTATATCCAGTGTAGGCTCCTTCATGCTAGATGATGCTCACATTTTAGTTAGAGAACTTGGTCATATGTAAAATTTCATCATAAGTTCTATGTAGAATAATTTTTCACTTCCTCCTTTCATTCTAGGAGTCTATCATAATTCCCACATAACACAGATGCAGAATACTTCAGAGATGACTCAATTTATTCTTTTGGGGTTGACAGATGCCCCAGAGTTGCAAGTCCCTTTATTTATCATCTTCACTGTTATTTATTTGACCACACTGCTCTGGAACCTTGGGATGATTATGTTGATTCTCCTGGACTCCCGACTTCACACTCCCATGTACATTTTTCTCAGTAACCTCTCACTGGTAGACTGTGTTTATGCCTCAGCTGTCACTCCCAAGGTAATAGAAGGATTTCTATCAGAACACAAGATTATGTACAATGAATGTGCTGCCCAAATGTTCTTCTTCATAGCCTTTGCAATTATTGAAGGTTTCCTGCTTGCCTCAATGGCTTTTGACCGTTATGTAGCAGTATGTAAACCTATGCATTACTCTACCATCATGACAACTACAAAATGTACCCTGCTTGTTGCTGGTTGTTACATCAGTggactcttacaatcttccatACATGTTGTCTTCACTTTCCACCTCTCCTTCTGTCATTCCAGTGTGATTA
The sequence above is drawn from the Peromyscus leucopus breed LL Stock chromosome 1, UCI_PerLeu_2.1, whole genome shotgun sequence genome and encodes:
- the LOC114684283 gene encoding olfactory receptor 5B12-like, with protein sequence MQNTSEMTQFILLGLTDAPELQVPLFIIFTVIYLTTLLWNLGMIMLILLDSRLHTPMYIFLSNLSLVDCVYASAVTPKVIEGFLSEHKIMYNECAAQMFFFIAFAIIEGFLLASMAFDRYVAVCKPMHYSTIMTTTKCTLLVAGCYISGLLQSSIHVVFTFHLSFCHSSVINHFFCDIPPLLAISCSDIYNNEIILFMLAGFNTALTLLVILSSYLLIFVAILRMHSAEGRKKAISTCASHLTTVSIFYGTIIFMYLQPSTSHSMDTDKVASVFYTMIIPMLNPLVYSLRNKEVKNAFKKVLVKALSLLQLVN